Proteins encoded within one genomic window of uncultured Sphingopyxis sp.:
- a CDS encoding MiaB/RimO family radical SAM methylthiotransferase has translation MSAAPADRQQVVNFGCRLNIAEGEAIRSAVEAARARDVVVFNSCAVTDEAVRQARQAVRRSLRERPGAEVVVTGCAAELEAERFAAMGARVVRNDAKGLAASYQSGVSPRRRGPISGGFEMAPAGDGPLPSQGHREDYTPALSGADHARAFLGVQTGCSHSCTFCATVLARGTARSASVEAVLDAARTALTRGQREIVLTGVDLASYGDDSGSSLAALVGALLALPVERLRLSSLDPDRIDDALFALLTQEKRVMPHVHLSLQAGDDMVLARMKRRHRRADAVRLIERLKAARPEIAIGADLIAGFPTEDDAMFANSLALIDDCDIVFGHIFPYSPRADTPAARMPQVGRTVARERAATLREANARRRQGWLDAQAGRTATMLVERDGLTGHAENFAAVTLTAPAAPGSIIDVRLLARDGDRMVVTPTQEKDIAA, from the coding sequence ATGAGCGCTGCCCCCGCCGACCGTCAGCAGGTCGTCAATTTCGGTTGCCGGCTCAATATCGCCGAGGGCGAGGCCATCCGGTCGGCCGTCGAGGCGGCGCGCGCGCGCGATGTGGTCGTCTTCAACAGCTGCGCGGTGACCGACGAGGCGGTGCGGCAGGCGCGGCAGGCGGTGCGCCGGAGCCTACGCGAGCGGCCGGGAGCGGAGGTGGTCGTGACGGGGTGCGCGGCGGAGCTCGAGGCCGAACGGTTCGCGGCGATGGGCGCGCGGGTGGTGCGCAACGATGCGAAGGGGCTGGCGGCGAGTTATCAATCCGGCGTGTCCCCGCGAAGGCGGGGACCCATCTCCGGTGGGTTCGAAATGGCACCGGCCGGTGATGGGCCCCTGCCTTCGCAGGGGCACAGGGAAGATTACACCCCCGCCCTCTCGGGCGCCGACCATGCGCGCGCTTTCCTCGGCGTGCAGACGGGTTGCTCGCACAGCTGCACGTTCTGCGCGACGGTGCTCGCGCGCGGGACGGCGCGGTCGGCGAGCGTCGAGGCCGTGCTCGACGCCGCGCGCACCGCGCTGACCCGCGGGCAGCGCGAAATCGTCCTGACTGGGGTCGATCTGGCGAGCTATGGCGACGACAGCGGCTCCAGCCTTGCCGCGCTGGTCGGGGCGCTGCTCGCGCTGCCGGTCGAACGCCTGCGCCTCTCCTCGCTCGACCCCGACCGCATCGATGATGCGCTGTTCGCGCTGCTGACGCAGGAAAAACGCGTGATGCCGCACGTCCATCTGTCGCTGCAGGCCGGCGACGACATGGTGTTGGCGCGGATGAAGCGCCGCCACCGCCGCGCCGACGCGGTGCGCCTGATCGAGCGGTTGAAGGCTGCGCGCCCTGAGATCGCGATCGGCGCCGACCTGATCGCGGGCTTTCCGACCGAGGATGACGCGATGTTCGCGAACTCGCTGGCGCTGATCGACGATTGCGACATCGTTTTCGGCCATATCTTTCCGTACAGCCCGCGCGCCGACACCCCCGCCGCGCGGATGCCGCAGGTCGGACGCACCGTTGCACGCGAACGTGCGGCGACGCTGCGCGAGGCCAATGCGCGGCGGCGGCAGGGCTGGCTCGACGCTCAGGCCGGCCGCACCGCTACGATGCTCGTCGAGCGCGACGGCCTGACCGGCCACGCCGAAAATTTCGCCGCCGTGACGCTGACCGCCCCCGCGGCGCCCGGCTCCATCATCGACGTGCGCCTGCTCGCGCGCGACGGCGACCGCATGGTCGTGACCCCTACGCAAGAAAAGGACATCGCCGCATGA
- a CDS encoding peroxiredoxin, which translates to MTIQTGEKLPDATFVKVTENGPEQVNTADYFKGRKIALFSVPGAFTPTCSAKHLPGFIDKADELKAKGVDEIACTAVNDAFVMGAWSKNANAGDSVTMLADGNGAFAEAVGLTMDGTAFGMGKRGQRFSMIVNDGVVEQLNVEAPGEFKVSSADHMLEQL; encoded by the coding sequence ATGACGATCCAGACCGGAGAAAAGCTGCCCGACGCGACCTTTGTAAAGGTCACCGAAAACGGACCGGAGCAGGTCAATACCGCCGATTATTTCAAGGGCCGCAAGATCGCGCTCTTTTCGGTTCCCGGCGCCTTCACCCCGACCTGCTCGGCGAAGCATCTGCCGGGTTTCATCGACAAGGCCGACGAGCTCAAGGCGAAGGGCGTCGATGAAATCGCCTGCACCGCGGTCAACGATGCCTTCGTGATGGGCGCGTGGAGCAAGAATGCGAACGCGGGCGACAGCGTCACCATGCTCGCCGACGGCAACGGCGCCTTCGCCGAAGCGGTGGGCCTGACGATGGACGGCACCGCCTTCGGCATGGGCAAGCGCGGCCAGCGTTTCTCGATGATCGTCAACGACGGCGTCGTCGAGCAGCTCAACGTCGAGGCGCCCGGCGAATTCAAGGTGTCGAGCGCCGACCATATGCTCGAGCAGCTGTAA
- a CDS encoding SRPBCC family protein, translating into MELKFRVAARIAKPVREVFEAVADPAKLSNYFTTGGAKGRIETGATVTWDFHDFPGAFPVWVIEVVEDEKIVLEWQASEGEAHNVEGSEPKEADYRTRVTMRFKALDDGRTLVEIAEEGWRENQGALGASYGNCQGWSQMLCALKAWIEHGINLREGMYV; encoded by the coding sequence ATGGAGCTGAAATTCAGGGTCGCGGCGCGGATCGCGAAGCCGGTGCGTGAGGTGTTCGAGGCGGTCGCCGACCCCGCGAAGCTGTCGAACTATTTCACCACGGGCGGCGCCAAGGGCCGGATCGAGACGGGCGCGACGGTGACATGGGACTTCCACGACTTTCCCGGCGCTTTTCCGGTCTGGGTGATCGAGGTCGTAGAGGACGAGAAGATCGTCCTCGAATGGCAGGCGAGCGAGGGCGAGGCGCACAATGTCGAGGGTAGCGAGCCGAAGGAGGCCGATTACCGCACCCGCGTGACGATGCGCTTCAAGGCGCTCGACGACGGGCGCACGCTCGTCGAAATCGCTGAAGAAGGCTGGCGCGAGAATCAGGGCGCGCTCGGCGCCTCCTACGGCAATTGCCAGGGCTGGTCGCAGATGCTCTGCGCGCTGAAAGCGTGGATCGAGCATGGCATCAACCTGCGCGAGGGCATGTATGTGTGA
- the dapF gene encoding diaminopimelate epimerase, which produces MADRFTKMHGLGNDFVVIDARENGVEMTPARAHAIADRRHGIGCDQLILLEPSNSADVKMRIFNADGGEVEACGNATRCVATLIGKPAVIETLGGMLRVTPADGGAEVTLGEPQFDWEHIPLAMPMDTRDMPVAWDELEHGAAVNVGNPHIVFFVPEADAVALDQLGPRIETDPLFPERVNVNVASLDGENQLQLRVWERGVGLTQACGTGACATAVAAIRAGLVQSPVTVSLPGGDLVIRWASGEPIVMSGAATRVYEGETDWAQFG; this is translated from the coding sequence ATGGCAGACCGCTTCACCAAGATGCACGGCCTCGGCAACGACTTCGTCGTGATCGACGCGCGCGAGAACGGCGTCGAGATGACGCCCGCGCGCGCGCATGCGATCGCCGACCGCCGCCACGGCATCGGGTGCGACCAGCTGATCCTGCTCGAGCCGTCGAACAGTGCGGACGTGAAGATGCGCATCTTCAACGCCGACGGCGGCGAGGTCGAGGCGTGCGGCAATGCGACGCGCTGCGTCGCGACGCTGATCGGCAAGCCCGCGGTGATCGAGACGCTGGGCGGGATGCTGCGCGTCACGCCAGCCGATGGGGGCGCCGAAGTCACGCTGGGCGAGCCCCAATTCGACTGGGAGCATATCCCGCTCGCGATGCCGATGGATACCCGCGACATGCCCGTCGCGTGGGACGAGCTCGAACATGGCGCGGCGGTCAATGTCGGCAATCCGCATATCGTCTTTTTCGTGCCCGAGGCCGATGCGGTCGCGCTCGATCAGCTCGGCCCGCGGATCGAAACCGACCCGCTGTTTCCCGAGCGCGTCAACGTCAATGTCGCGAGCCTCGACGGCGAGAACCAGTTGCAGCTGCGCGTGTGGGAGCGCGGCGTCGGCCTGACGCAGGCGTGCGGCACCGGCGCCTGCGCAACCGCGGTTGCGGCGATCCGCGCGGGGCTGGTGCAATCGCCGGTGACGGTATCGCTGCCCGGCGGCGACCTCGTCATCCGCTGGGCCTCGGGCGAGCCGATCGTGATGAGCGGCGCCGCGACGCGCGTCTATGAGGGCGAGACCGACTGGGCGCAGTTCGGATGA
- a CDS encoding EAL domain-containing protein, giving the protein MTSTPKPFDRSEGAKRDIIAGGIVVAAILLFVGTGSTVMQAAVRALIGIGGGPDRALATALVLNIALILFGWRRYKDLNREIVERTEAEQRARYLADTDPLTGFLNRRALLSTGQQMIAEAVAEKRQVALFLLDLDHFKTVNDIHGHAAGDRVLQVAAERISAVLPPTATKARLGGDEFVAMLAFEPAARADIDALAAELVAALDNRITHDAQQIRIGASLGIALASDASMTMETMVRQADIAMYHCKDEGRNRFCWFEAGMEMAVQVRNQIETGIREGMPRGEFIPHFEPQVDIASGRLIGFEMLMRWESPEYGMIPPERFIPVAEESGMIGELSLKVIRDAMEVAKRWDPSIMLAVNISPQQLKDPWFSQKLTKLLVETGFPAAQLEVEITESSLFENLPLVRSIVTSLKNQGVSLSLDDFGTGYSSLSHLRALPFDRIKIDRSFIAAMRGSPDAQAIVVAIVRLGESLAMPITAEGVEDEAIAIELTRLGCSKGQGWHFGRAASAADTDRLLAERGLLRAPMVPPAGPDASEDEPLRKTA; this is encoded by the coding sequence ATGACATCGACGCCGAAGCCATTCGACCGCAGCGAGGGCGCCAAGCGCGACATCATCGCGGGCGGCATCGTCGTCGCCGCGATCCTGCTGTTCGTGGGCACGGGCAGCACCGTGATGCAGGCGGCGGTGCGCGCGCTGATCGGCATTGGCGGCGGGCCCGACCGCGCGCTGGCGACCGCGCTGGTGCTCAACATCGCGCTGATCCTGTTCGGCTGGCGCCGCTACAAGGACCTCAACCGCGAAATCGTCGAACGCACCGAGGCCGAGCAGCGCGCGCGCTACCTCGCCGACACCGACCCGCTGACGGGATTCCTCAATCGCCGCGCCCTGCTTTCGACGGGACAGCAGATGATCGCGGAAGCCGTCGCCGAAAAGCGCCAGGTCGCGCTGTTCCTGCTCGACCTCGATCATTTCAAGACCGTCAACGACATTCACGGCCATGCCGCGGGCGACCGCGTGCTGCAGGTCGCGGCCGAACGCATATCAGCCGTCCTGCCGCCCACCGCGACCAAGGCGCGGCTCGGCGGCGACGAATTCGTCGCGATGCTGGCCTTCGAGCCCGCGGCGCGCGCCGACATCGACGCGCTCGCCGCCGAGCTGGTCGCGGCGCTCGACAACAGGATCACGCACGACGCGCAGCAGATCCGCATCGGCGCGTCGCTCGGCATCGCGCTCGCGAGCGACGCGAGCATGACGATGGAAACGATGGTGCGTCAGGCCGACATCGCCATGTATCATTGCAAGGACGAGGGCCGGAACCGCTTCTGCTGGTTCGAGGCGGGGATGGAAATGGCGGTGCAGGTCCGCAACCAGATCGAGACCGGCATCCGCGAAGGCATGCCGCGCGGCGAGTTCATTCCGCATTTCGAGCCGCAGGTCGACATCGCGAGCGGGCGGCTGATCGGTTTCGAGATGCTGATGCGCTGGGAATCGCCCGAATATGGCATGATCCCGCCCGAACGCTTCATTCCGGTCGCCGAGGAAAGCGGGATGATCGGCGAATTGTCGCTGAAAGTGATCCGCGACGCGATGGAGGTCGCGAAACGCTGGGACCCGTCGATCATGCTCGCGGTCAATATCTCGCCGCAGCAGCTCAAGGACCCATGGTTCAGCCAGAAGCTGACCAAGCTGCTCGTCGAAACGGGCTTTCCCGCCGCGCAGCTCGAGGTCGAGATCACCGAAAGCTCGCTGTTCGAGAATCTGCCGCTCGTGCGCTCGATCGTCACCAGCCTCAAAAATCAGGGCGTGTCCTTGAGCCTCGACGATTTCGGCACCGGCTACAGCTCGCTGTCGCACCTGCGCGCGCTGCCGTTCGACCGCATCAAGATCGACCGCAGCTTCATCGCCGCGATGCGTGGCAGCCCCGATGCGCAGGCGATCGTCGTCGCGATCGTGCGGCTGGGCGAAAGCCTGGCGATGCCGATCACCGCCGAGGGGGTCGAGGATGAAGCGATCGCGATCGAACTGACGCGGCTCGGCTGCTCGAAGGGCCAGGGCTGGCATTTCGGCCGCGCCGCATCGGCGGCCGACACCGACCGCCTGCTCGCCGAGCGCGGGCTGCTGCGTGCGCCGATGGTGCCGCCGGCGGGGCCCGATGCGAGCGAGGATGAGCCGCTGCGAAAGACGGCGTAG
- a CDS encoding M2 family metallopeptidase, whose protein sequence is MKAMISTLSLALSLAVATPALAQAAPAAAPTAAPTAADADAFIAGVEKDLFDYTVEASQVNWVNSTYITEDTDAMAARINAVGTEKSVKYALEAAQYMNVPGLSADTKRKLDILRNGIVLPAPTTPGAATELNTIATDLQSQYGKGRGTLNGKEISGSDIEAEMGNLQNTPAQFAEMWTSWHDKVGAPMKDDYARMVTIANEGAKELGFADTGAMWRSGYDMPPEEFAKLTEKIWQDMKPLYVALHTYVRWKLNEKYGDAVQPKTGPIRADLLGNMWAQEWGNIYPLVAPAGTGDLGYDIGDLLTAQGKTPLDMVKAGENFYSSLGMAPLPETFWKRSQFLKPADREVVCHASAWDVDNKDDIRIKMCIKVNADDFITIHHELGHNYYQRAYNKQPFLYLNGANDGFHEAIGDFVALSITPQYLVDIGLLDKAKVPSADKDIGLLLRQAMDKVAFLPFGLLVDRWRWGVFDGSIQPADYNKAWTELRTQYQGIVPPGERPANAFDAGAKFHIPGNTPYTRYFLARVLQFQFYQAACKQAGWKGPLHRCSFYGNKQVGAKLNAMLEMGASKPWPDALQAFTGSREMSGKAMADYFAPLKKWLDEQNKGKPSGW, encoded by the coding sequence ATGAAAGCCATGATTTCGACGCTGTCGCTTGCCCTGTCGCTCGCGGTGGCCACCCCCGCCCTTGCGCAAGCGGCGCCCGCCGCTGCTCCCACCGCCGCCCCTACAGCCGCCGACGCCGATGCCTTTATCGCCGGGGTAGAGAAGGATCTGTTCGACTATACGGTCGAGGCGAGCCAGGTGAACTGGGTCAATTCGACCTATATCACCGAGGACACCGACGCGATGGCGGCGCGGATCAACGCGGTCGGCACCGAAAAGTCGGTCAAATATGCACTCGAAGCGGCCCAATATATGAATGTGCCGGGGCTCAGCGCCGATACGAAGCGCAAGCTCGACATCTTGCGCAACGGCATCGTGCTGCCCGCGCCGACGACGCCGGGCGCCGCGACCGAGCTCAACACGATCGCGACCGACCTGCAGTCGCAATATGGCAAGGGCCGCGGCACGCTCAATGGGAAGGAAATCTCGGGGTCGGACATCGAGGCCGAGATGGGCAACCTTCAGAACACGCCCGCGCAGTTCGCAGAAATGTGGACGAGCTGGCACGACAAGGTCGGCGCGCCGATGAAGGACGATTATGCGCGCATGGTCACCATCGCGAATGAGGGCGCGAAGGAGCTGGGTTTCGCCGACACCGGCGCGATGTGGCGCTCGGGCTACGACATGCCACCCGAGGAATTCGCCAAGCTGACCGAGAAGATCTGGCAGGACATGAAGCCGCTCTATGTCGCGCTCCACACCTATGTCCGCTGGAAATTGAACGAGAAATATGGCGACGCGGTGCAGCCGAAGACCGGCCCGATCCGCGCCGACCTGCTCGGCAACATGTGGGCGCAGGAATGGGGCAATATCTATCCGCTCGTCGCGCCCGCGGGCACCGGCGATCTCGGTTACGACATCGGCGACCTCCTGACCGCGCAGGGCAAGACGCCGCTCGACATGGTCAAGGCGGGCGAGAATTTCTATTCGTCGCTCGGCATGGCGCCGCTGCCCGAAACCTTCTGGAAGCGCAGCCAGTTCCTGAAGCCCGCCGACCGCGAGGTCGTGTGTCACGCCTCGGCATGGGACGTCGACAACAAGGACGACATCCGCATCAAGATGTGCATCAAGGTGAACGCCGACGACTTCATCACGATCCACCACGAGCTCGGCCACAATTATTACCAGCGCGCCTATAACAAGCAGCCGTTCCTCTACCTCAACGGCGCGAACGACGGCTTCCACGAGGCGATCGGCGATTTTGTCGCGCTGTCAATCACCCCGCAATATCTCGTCGACATCGGCCTGCTCGACAAGGCGAAGGTGCCGAGCGCCGACAAGGACATCGGCCTCCTGCTCCGGCAGGCGATGGACAAGGTCGCCTTCCTGCCCTTCGGCCTGCTCGTCGACCGCTGGCGCTGGGGCGTCTTCGACGGCTCCATCCAGCCCGCCGACTATAACAAGGCGTGGACCGAGCTGCGCACCCAATATCAGGGCATCGTCCCGCCGGGCGAGCGCCCAGCGAACGCGTTCGACGCGGGTGCGAAGTTCCACATCCCCGGCAACACGCCCTACACGCGCTATTTCCTCGCGCGCGTGCTGCAGTTCCAATTCTATCAGGCGGCGTGCAAGCAGGCGGGCTGGAAGGGGCCGCTCCACCGCTGCTCCTTCTATGGCAACAAACAGGTCGGCGCGAAATTGAACGCGATGCTCGAAATGGGCGCGTCGAAGCCATGGCCCGACGCGCTGCAAGCCTTCACCGGTAGCCGCGAAATGTCGGGCAAGGCGATGGCCGACTATTTCGCGCCGCTGAAAAAATGGCTCGACGAACAGAATAAGGGCAAGCCGTCGGGGTGGTGA
- a CDS encoding metalloregulator ArsR/SmtB family transcription factor: MSIHDQFDATFKALASPIRRQILDDLKDQPLTTGMLCSHFADIDRCTVMQHLKVLEDAGLVIAERRGRERWNHLNAMPIQDIHDRWIGPHAAAASARLARFKQSVEAE; the protein is encoded by the coding sequence ATGTCAATTCACGATCAGTTCGACGCAACTTTCAAGGCGCTCGCCTCGCCGATCCGGCGGCAGATATTGGACGACCTCAAGGATCAGCCGCTCACGACCGGGATGCTGTGCAGCCATTTCGCCGACATCGACCGCTGCACGGTGATGCAGCATCTGAAGGTGCTGGAGGACGCCGGGCTCGTCATCGCCGAGCGCCGCGGCCGCGAACGCTGGAATCATCTCAACGCGATGCCGATCCAGGACATCCACGACCGCTGGATCGGCCCGCACGCGGCGGCGGCGAGCGCGCGGCTCGCGCGGTTCAAACAGTCGGTGGAGGCGGAGTGA
- the ffh gene encoding signal recognition particle protein, translated as MFDSLSNRLGDVFGKLRGRGALTEADVRAAMREVRIALLEADVALPVVRSFVDQVTGLAIGQNVLRSVTPGQQVVKIVSDALTEMLGSETAELDLNVTPPAVIMMVGLQGSGKTTTTAKIAKRLKDKERKKVLMASLDVNRPAAQEQLAVLGQQIDVATLPIVAGQQPVEIAQRALQAAKLQGYDVLMLDTAGRLHVDQQLMDEMQAVSRAANPAETLLVVDSLTGQDAVQVAQRFTDQVPLTGVVLTRMDGDARGGAALSMRAVTGKPIKFAGTGEKLDGLELFQPSRIAGRILGMGDVVSLVERAAETIQAEEAEAMAAKMAKGIFDLNDLRTQLNQMRRMGGIGALAGMIPGIKKAQAAMAAGGADDKMLVHFDAIMGSMTPKERAKPELINAKRKIRIANGSGTTVQQVNKVLKMHQEMASAMKKIRKMGGLKGLGALFGRGGGIPGMPGLGGGGMGGGGLPGLGGGSIPPELANLMNKKK; from the coding sequence ATGTTCGACAGTCTGAGCAATCGGCTTGGCGATGTTTTCGGAAAGCTCCGCGGCCGCGGAGCGCTGACCGAGGCCGACGTGCGCGCGGCGATGCGCGAGGTGCGAATCGCCCTGCTCGAAGCCGACGTCGCGCTGCCCGTGGTGCGCAGCTTCGTCGACCAAGTCACCGGACTCGCGATCGGCCAGAATGTCCTGCGCTCGGTCACGCCGGGGCAGCAGGTGGTCAAGATCGTCAGCGACGCGCTGACCGAGATGCTCGGCTCCGAAACCGCCGAGCTCGACCTCAACGTCACCCCGCCCGCCGTGATCATGATGGTCGGCTTGCAGGGCTCGGGCAAGACGACGACGACCGCGAAGATCGCGAAGCGCCTCAAGGACAAGGAGCGCAAGAAGGTGCTGATGGCGTCGCTCGACGTCAATCGCCCCGCCGCGCAGGAACAGCTCGCCGTGCTCGGCCAGCAGATTGACGTCGCGACCTTGCCGATCGTCGCGGGCCAGCAGCCGGTCGAGATCGCGCAGCGCGCGCTGCAGGCGGCGAAGCTGCAGGGCTATGACGTCCTGATGCTCGACACCGCGGGCCGCCTTCACGTCGACCAGCAGCTGATGGACGAGATGCAGGCGGTCTCGCGCGCCGCGAACCCGGCCGAGACCCTGCTCGTCGTCGACAGCCTCACGGGTCAGGACGCGGTGCAGGTCGCGCAGCGCTTCACCGATCAGGTGCCGCTCACCGGCGTCGTGCTCACCCGCATGGACGGCGACGCGCGCGGCGGCGCCGCGCTGTCGATGCGCGCGGTCACCGGCAAGCCGATCAAGTTCGCGGGCACCGGCGAAAAGCTCGACGGGCTCGAACTCTTCCAGCCCTCGCGCATCGCGGGCCGCATCCTCGGCATGGGCGATGTCGTCAGCCTCGTCGAGCGCGCCGCCGAAACGATCCAGGCCGAAGAGGCCGAGGCCATGGCGGCGAAGATGGCGAAGGGCATCTTCGACCTCAACGACCTGCGCACGCAACTCAACCAGATGCGCCGCATGGGCGGCATCGGCGCGCTCGCGGGCATGATCCCGGGGATCAAGAAGGCGCAGGCGGCGATGGCCGCGGGCGGCGCCGACGACAAGATGCTCGTCCATTTCGACGCGATCATGGGCTCGATGACCCCGAAGGAGCGCGCGAAGCCCGAACTGATCAACGCGAAGCGCAAGATTCGCATCGCCAACGGGTCGGGCACGACGGTGCAGCAGGTCAACAAGGTGCTGAAGATGCACCAGGAAATGGCTAGCGCGATGAAGAAGATCCGCAAGATGGGCGGGCTCAAGGGCCTCGGCGCGCTGTTCGGGCGCGGCGGCGGCATTCCGGGCATGCCCGGTCTTGGCGGCGGCGGAATGGGCGGCGGCGGCCTTCCCGGCCTCGGCGGCGGAAGCATCCCGCCCGAGCTCGCCAACCTGATGAACAAGAAGAAGTGA
- a CDS encoding AMP nucleosidase: MTSSSSQDATDPAALVDDIIAELQTAFRTSVSNLKSAIAAYVRDRTLPPADAAATGLFDYPAIRLVTTGEQREGQKGHNLSFGRFERAGIFETTVTRPDLFADYLRDQLMLLARHYDITLEVKHTGQQIPFPYVLDASDGSDMGGVTPLELARHFPTTELADIGDELADGLFGQDPAASQPLALFDALRTDFSLARLRHYTGTAPEHFQRYILFTNYHRYVDEFVAWAGAQVGQGRYTALAGAAGLYVDQPGVNASALVADSAWRRHQMPAYHLIAPDGGGITLVNIGVGPSNAKTICDHLAVLRPEAWLMIGHCGGLRPSQRIGDYVLAHAYLRDDHILDAVLPVEIPIPPIAEVQVALATAAESVSGTSGADLKKRMRTGTVVTTDDRNWELRYTDSALRFSQSRAIGIDMESATIAAQGYRFRVPYGTLLCVSDKPLHGELKLPGQANRFYEEAIAAHLQIGIRACETMRDEGAKLHSRKLRAFNEPPFR, encoded by the coding sequence ATGACATCCAGCTCATCGCAAGACGCCACCGACCCCGCCGCGCTCGTCGACGACATCATCGCCGAACTTCAAACCGCGTTCCGCACGTCGGTCTCCAACCTCAAATCGGCGATCGCCGCCTATGTCCGCGACCGCACGCTGCCGCCGGCCGATGCCGCCGCGACCGGCCTGTTCGACTATCCCGCCATCCGCCTCGTCACCACCGGCGAGCAGCGCGAGGGGCAAAAGGGGCATAATCTCTCCTTCGGCCGCTTCGAGCGCGCGGGCATCTTCGAAACCACGGTGACGCGCCCCGACCTCTTCGCCGATTATCTTCGCGACCAGCTGATGCTCCTCGCGCGCCACTATGACATCACGCTTGAGGTGAAGCATACGGGCCAGCAGATTCCCTTCCCCTATGTGCTCGACGCGAGCGACGGGTCGGACATGGGCGGCGTCACCCCGCTCGAGCTCGCGCGCCATTTCCCGACCACCGAACTTGCCGACATCGGCGACGAGCTCGCCGACGGGCTGTTCGGTCAGGACCCCGCCGCATCGCAGCCGCTCGCCTTGTTCGACGCGCTGCGCACCGATTTCAGCCTCGCGCGCCTGCGGCATTACACCGGCACCGCGCCCGAGCATTTTCAACGCTACATCCTTTTCACCAACTATCACCGCTATGTCGACGAATTCGTCGCTTGGGCGGGGGCGCAGGTCGGGCAGGGGCGCTATACCGCGCTCGCGGGCGCCGCCGGCCTCTATGTCGACCAGCCCGGCGTCAACGCCAGCGCACTCGTCGCCGACAGCGCGTGGCGGCGGCACCAGATGCCCGCCTATCACCTGATCGCCCCCGATGGCGGCGGCATCACGCTCGTCAATATCGGCGTCGGCCCATCGAACGCGAAGACGATCTGCGACCATCTCGCGGTGCTGCGTCCCGAAGCATGGTTGATGATCGGCCATTGCGGCGGCTTGCGCCCGAGCCAGCGGATCGGCGATTACGTCCTTGCGCACGCCTATCTGCGCGACGATCATATCCTCGACGCGGTGCTGCCCGTTGAAATCCCGATTCCGCCGATCGCCGAAGTGCAGGTCGCGCTCGCGACCGCCGCCGAAAGCGTCTCTGGCACCAGCGGCGCCGACCTCAAGAAAAGGATGCGCACCGGCACGGTCGTCACCACCGACGACCGCAATTGGGAGCTGCGCTATACCGACAGCGCGCTGCGCTTCTCGCAGTCGCGCGCGATCGGCATCGATATGGAGAGCGCGACGATCGCCGCGCAGGGCTATCGTTTCCGCGTCCCCTATGGCACCTTGCTCTGCGTTTCCGACAAGCCGCTCCACGGCGAGCTCAAGCTGCCCGGACAGGCGAACCGCTTCTACGAGGAGGCGATCGCCGCCCACCTCCAGATCGGCATCCGCGCGTGCGAGACGATGCGCGACGAGGGCGCCAAGCTCCACAGCCGCAAACTCCGCGCCTTCAACGAGCCGCCGTTCCGGTAA
- the rimM gene encoding ribosome maturation factor RimM (Essential for efficient processing of 16S rRNA) has translation MNADRPVTLAAIAGAHGVRGEVRLKLFGEGADALRAFSVFDAGTRKLTLKSVRPANQGAVASFAEIADRSAAEALRGAVLTVPRSALPPLGEGEYYHHDLIGLRCVSTDGTPIGHVAAVENFGAGDILEIEKPNGKRFMVPMTAQAVPAWNDDGVTVEAAFVE, from the coding sequence ATGAACGCCGATCGTCCCGTCACCCTCGCCGCCATCGCCGGCGCGCATGGGGTGCGGGGCGAGGTGCGGCTCAAATTGTTCGGCGAAGGCGCGGATGCTCTCCGCGCCTTTTCCGTTTTCGACGCGGGGACGCGCAAGCTGACCCTCAAATCGGTGCGCCCCGCCAATCAGGGCGCGGTCGCGAGTTTCGCCGAAATCGCCGACCGCAGCGCCGCCGAAGCCTTGCGCGGTGCGGTGCTCACCGTCCCGCGGTCGGCGCTGCCGCCGCTGGGCGAGGGCGAATATTATCACCACGACCTGATCGGCCTGCGGTGCGTCTCGACCGACGGCACTCCGATCGGCCATGTCGCCGCGGTCGAGAATTTCGGCGCGGGCGACATCCTCGAAATCGAAAAGCCGAACGGCAAACGCTTCATGGTGCCGATGACGGCGCAGGCGGTGCCAGCGTGGAACGACGACGGCGTGACGGTGGAAGCGGCGTTCGTCGAATAG